A genomic stretch from Arachis stenosperma cultivar V10309 chromosome 3, arast.V10309.gnm1.PFL2, whole genome shotgun sequence includes:
- the LOC130967594 gene encoding uncharacterized protein LOC130967594, with amino-acid sequence MHPPLTLHKHPMCAEIIELFQKCHVEHPVGKFFGECTDLKIKLDRCFRQEKALKRKANFEESKKFKEQLRAFRKENAVSGSQ; translated from the exons ATGCATCCTCCCTTAACGTTACACAAGCACCCAATGTGCGCTGAA ATTATTGAGCTGTTCCAGAAGTGTCATGTGGAACACCCTGTTGGAAAATTCTTTGGTGAATGTAcagatttgaaaataaagttGGATCGCTGTTTTAGACAAGAA AAAGCTCTGAAGCGAAAGGCTAACTTTGAAGAGAGCAAAAAGTTTAAGGAGCAACTTCGAGCTTTTAGGAAAGAAAATGCTGTAAGTGGCAGTCAATAG